Below is a window of Littorina saxatilis isolate snail1 linkage group LG2, US_GU_Lsax_2.0, whole genome shotgun sequence DNA.
acttgactaaatgtaacaagtcgcgtaaggcgaaattactacatttagtcaagctgtggaactcacagaatgaaactgaacgttgtccgccgctagtgcaaaaggcagtgaaagtgacgagcctgtttggcgcggtagcgattgcgctgtgcttcatagcacgctttactgtacctctcttcgttttaactttctgagcgtgtttttaatccaaacatatcatatctatatgtttttggaatcaggaaccgacaaggaataagatgaaatagtttttaaaacgatttcggaaatttaattttgatcataatttttatatttttaattttcagagcttgtttttaatccaaatataacatatgtatatgtttttggaatcagaaaatgacgaagaataagatgaaattgtttttggatcgtttgataaaaaaataatgttaattacaagtttccgatttttaatgaccaaactcactcattagttttcaagccaccaagctgaaatgcaaaaccaaaccccggcctttgtcaaagattgttttgccaaaatttcaatcaatttaattaaaaaatgagggtgtgacagtgccgcctcaaccgggcttcgtcgaagattacttgaccaaaatttgaaccaatttggttgaaaaatgagggcgtgacagtgccgcctcaactttcacgaaaagccggatatgacgtcatcaaagacatttatcaaaaaaatgaaaaaaacattcggggatttcatacccaggaactctcatgtcaaatttcataaagatcggtccagtagtttagtctgaatcgctctacacacacacacacacacacacacacacacagacagacagacacacacacgcacatacaccacgaccctcgtttcgattccccctcgatgttaaaatatttagtcaaaacttgactaaatataataaaaaagaGTAATACGCTCGACTCTTTACCAACAGCAGTCAGTCAACTGTTGACTCACAGTATATATTCAAATGGAAGCGTACAAGAAACGTattaacaaacaagtcgcgtaaggcgaaaatacaatatttagtcaagtagctgtcgaactcacagaatgaaactgaacgcaatgcaacgcagcaagaccgtatactcgtggtccaccgctcacggcataggcagtgaaattgacaagaagagcggggtagtggttacgctatgctgcatagcacgcttttctgtacctctcttcgttttaactttctgagcgtgtttttaatccaaacatatcatatctatatatttttggaatcaggaaccgacaaggaataagatgaaagtgtttttaaattgatttcgaaaaaaaaaattgataataatttttgtatatttaattttcagagcttgtttttaatccgaatataacatatttatatgtttttggaatcagcaaatgatggagaataagataaacgtaaatttggatcgttttataaatttttatttttttttacaattttcagatttttaatgaccaaagtcattaattaatttttaagccaccaagctgaaatgcaataccgaaccccgggcttcgtcgaagagtacttgaccaaaatttcaaccaatttggttgaaaaatgagggcgtgacagtgccgcctcaactttcacgaaaagccggatatgacgtcatcaaagacatttatcaagaaaatgaaaaaaatgttcggggatttcatacccaggaactctcatgtcaaatttcataaagatcggtccagtagtttagtctgaatcgctctacacacacacacacacacagacagacagacacacgcacatacaccacgaccctcgtttcgattccccctcgatgttaaaatatttagtcaaaacttgactaaatataaaaaacaagtcgcgtaaggcgaaaatacaacatttagtcaagtagctgtcgaactcacagaatgaaactgaacgcaatgcaacgcaccaagaccgtatactcgtagcatcgtcagtccaccgcgcacggcaaaggcagtgaaattgacaagaagagcggggtagtacttgcgctgagaaggatagcacgcttttctgtacctctcttcgttttaactttctgagcgtgtttttaatcgaaacatatcatatctgtatgtttttggaatcaggaaccgacaagaaataagatgaaggtgtttttaaattgatttggacaacttaattttgataataatttttatatttttaattttcagagcttgtttttaatccaaatataacatatttatatgtttttggaatcagaaaatgataaagaataataTGTACGTAAATgtgtatcgttttataaaaaaaatattttttttacaattttcagatttttatagaccaaactcactcattagtttttaagccaccaagctgaaatgcaataccaaaccccggccttcgtcgaagattacttgaccaaaatttcaaccaatttggttgaaaaatgagagcgtgacagtgccgcctcaactttcacgaaaagccggatatgacgtcatcaaagacatttattgaaaaaatgaaaaaagcgtatggggatttcatacccaggaactctcatgtcaaatttcataaagatcggtccagtagtttagtctgaatcgctctacacacacacacacacagacagacagacacacacacacacacacacacacacacactcaactcaactcaactcaactcaactcaactcaaattttattggcttcaattttcatagaagaatttgtcttgcgcttgggagaaagtaagagtataacatataaaaacagcattcatatcacatttcatgtatcacacacagtaatcactagtataagtctacaattatcacatttgtacctgtattatacatgcaaataaatagtatcacatttccacgtatcacacacaatatatacattacataacatacagcaagcttccatctcccgcgccccccccccctcccacacaaacATATCCTCGCACGCGCGTCGACTCCAcacaaatgacacacacacacacacacacacacacacacacacacacacacacacacacacacacacacacatacaccacgaccctcgtctcgattcccccctctacgttaaaatatttagtcaaaacttgactaaatataaaaaggttgTTTCTGTGATgcgacatgtgcaacaagagtgcATGGTAGTTATGAAGAAATAAACGAGCGACTTCATCCTCCTTTTGGTTTGACTCTGTGATGGTTCACACGATAGGTTACACGGAAAGGAGGGCATCTGTTCGTAAAGACCCCGTAAATTATTCCGCGAATGGAAACAGTGTGTTTgtacaacataattatgtaccCCTAGAATCGTGCCATTGCTACTGTTTCTATTGTTCACAGAATGACCAAACTTGCAGAACAGTTTGCAGGCCAAACTGCTGTCGAGCCCAATTCTGGCGGACGAAATGACCATAAAGGactacctcacccttagctcatgacCCAAAGACCTGCCTTGTGACCGCATTAGGGATATGTTCTCAGAGGGGCCCTGTATCCCACACGCCTCTCACTCCCACGCTGGGTCCGTTGTTCGACACATGGGTGTTTTCAAGGAGAACAGCAGTGTCATCTACTGACCCcgaacacacacaacccccgcgccccccctccccccttagaAACACTGCCACTTGGTCCGGAACTGCTTATTTGTCCAGGCAAGCGTGGCTTAGTTCCAAGCTTACCCTTATATCTGAGGTGTCGTTCCCATATGCGCCACCTgggacccgccgggttgggGATGGTCGCCCCGGTATTGATCTGGAAGTAGCCTGATCGACGGGTGCCATTACTGTTAttatcaccatcaccatcctCCTACtcctcgtcgtcgtcgtcgtcgtcctcctcctcctcctcctcctcctcctgcacattatcatcatcatcatcatcagcagcagcaacagcagcagcctCAGCCTCAGCATCAGTATcagcatcaacatcatcattatcatcagcagcagtagcagcagcagcagcagcatcagcagcaacatcagcagcagcagcttcAGCCTCAGCCTCAGCATTACCTCTGAATTGAATGTACAGGGGACCCAGAAAAAAGTACTACGTCTTTTTCACTGTCTCAGGGCGTGCCTCCAGAGGTCCCCTTCATTTAACTATTGTATAACACCACTTGCAGGCACGTGCCACGTGTATTGACACCATTTCCAGACGTTGGAACCTTGTCCACAACTGTTCGCCCCTCCAGGTTAGACCTGGGGGAGTGTCTGATGAATAAATGGATGTGAAGCCAGCTGCCAATGACAACTTTAAGTACCGTAACTCTATTACAGGTCAGAACCCTATGTTACTTTGACATCGTGTAATAATGGTGAAAGTTGACGGATCCACAGTGTGgcaaatcaaacaatcaatcaaccaatcattAATGAATATATCGATAAATACATAGATAGAAAGTAAATAAATAGAAAAGAAATGAATACATAAATAGATAAAAcaaatgaaatagaaagaaagaacaagtcgcgtaaggcgaaaatacaacattcagtcaagtagctgtcgaactcacagaatgaaactgaacgcaatgccatttttcagcaagaccgtatactcgtagcatcgtcagtccaccgctcatggcaaaggcagtgaaattgacaagaagagcggggtagtagttgcgctaagaaggatagcacgcttttctgtacctctctttgttttaactttctgagcgtgtttttaatccaaacatatcatatctatatgtttttggaatcaggaaccgacaaggaataagatgaaagtgtttttaaattgatttggacaatttaattttgataataatttttatatatttaattttcagagcttgtttttaatccaaatataacatatttatatgtttttggaatcagaatatgatggagaataagatgaacgtaaatttggatcgttttataaaaatttgttttttttacatttttcagatttttaatgaccaaagtcattaattaagttttaagccaccaagctgaaatgcaataccgaagtccgggcttcgtcgaacagtacttgaccaaaatttcaatcaatttggttgaaaaatgagggcgtgacagtgccgcctcaacttttacgaaaagccggatatgacgtcatcaaagacatttatcaaaaaaatgaaaaaaacgtatggggatttcatacccaggaactctcatgtcaaatttcataaagatcggtccagtagtttagtctgaatcgctctacacacacacacagacagacacacacacacacacacacacacacacacacacacacacacacgcacatacaccacgaccctcgtctcgattcccccctctacgttaaaacatttagtcaaaacttgactaaatgtaaaaaaaaagaagaaaaaaacaccataatAATACATAAATacagaataaagaaagaaagtcaaaaagaaagaaggacttATAGAAGTTCTATAGATCTACACCGCAAATCACTTGCAaagttttaaatgttttttgtgTCCATTTTATGTGATTTTAGGACCGGAATATGCCCGGACGGTATTTATTGGTTCTTGAGAATAGAGAATTCGCGGTCTTCTTTGCCTTCCTCCCCTCTCACAACACAAATAATTAAAGTCAAAAAGATTAATTAAGCTCATTTCTTTACGACGATAATGCAGCGTCTATAGTTTAGAGAACTGTTTAGAATATAAAATGACATGAAAGACTGCGAAATTTATGTCAAAAGAGGGGGGATTATCCTACACTTTTGCGTCAATCCGTGTTTCTTCAGCATACTTCATTTATCGTTAAACAGTTCAAGGAAATATCTGGATTGCGAAATTTatatgtaaaacaagtcgcgagaagcgatataaaaaacttttagtcaagatcaacaccacaaaccaatcatcgccgagactacattcaaatagtctcggctaaccataccgaagatcGAGACGGGTCACACTCCccgccgcgaagcacgcgtccgtagtacttactgaacctattttctttctttctgagcacatttttataataaacatgacatatatatatatgtttgaattcaggagaagatgatgaGTTTGGTCCTGCGTagtcaattttaaatctgtttgcgaaaaatcgattttaaagacaactttaatgagcaagctcattaattaatttgtaagcctccaagctgatatgcaataccgaagtccgggcttcgtcaaagattacttgaccaaaatgtcaaccaatttggttgaaaaatgagagcgtgacagtgccgcctcaactttgacaaaaagacggatatgacgtcatcaaagatattgaTCGAACAAATGGGAAAAAAacgtgtggggatatcatacttagaaactttcatgtcaagtttcacGAAGATCGGTatggtagttttctctgaatcgctctacacatagacatacatacaccacaccctcgttttgattccccgtctatgttaaggcaggtcaaatggagacagggatattactcttcatacacaaagggaagccactgagttgtgtcgccactttttcctggcaggctggggattcgaacacatcgaacagggaacgcagaagaagaagaagaagaagaagaacacgtcgaacattcgaatgacgtaaatagaacaaacgtcacatttttcaggcagCGGAAGTGTGGTGACGCGGCCCAgaacaaatgacgtcagaaaatgacgacaccgccagaaataaaaacaatgcgacacgcctaccaaccacgag
It encodes the following:
- the LOC138953678 gene encoding uncharacterized protein; translation: MKEEEEKGEEDEEEDEEEEEDDNNNDNDNDDDDDDDEQEGKEDKTEGNAEAEAEAAAADVAADAAAAAATAADDNDDVDADTDAEAEAAAVAAADDDDDDNVQEEEEEEEEDDDDDDEE